The following are from one region of the Sardina pilchardus chromosome 4, fSarPil1.1, whole genome shotgun sequence genome:
- the hspe1 gene encoding 10 kDa heat shock protein, mitochondrial, producing MAFRKFLPMFDRVLVERLAAETVTKGGIMLPEKSQAKVLQATVVAVGPGSVNQKGDMQPVCVTVGEKVLLPEYGGTKVILDNQDYFLFRDADILGKYVD from the exons ATG GCTTTCCGGAAATTTCTGCCTATGTTTGACCGCGTGCTGGTGGAGAGGCTAGCGGCAGAAACTGTGACAAAGGGTGGCATCATGTTGCCAGAGAAGTCACAAGCCAAAGTGTTGCAGGCCACAGTGGTGGCGGTGGGCCCCGGCTCTGTCAACCAG AAAGGGGACATGCAGCCTGTCTGTGTAACAGTTGGTGAGAAAGTGCTATTACCGGAATATGGAGGAACCAAGGTTATTCTTGATAACCAG GATTACTTCCTGTTCCGGGATGCTGATATCCTGGGCAAATATGTGGACTGA
- the hspd1 gene encoding 60 kDa heat shock protein, mitochondrial, with amino-acid sequence MFRLPTVMRQVRPVCRALAPHLTRAYAKDVKFGADARALMLQGVDLLADAVAVTMGPKGRTVIIEQSWGSPKVTKDGVTVAKSIDLTDKFMNIGAKLVQDVANNTNEEAGDGTTTATVLARAIAKEGFDTISKGANPVEIRRGVMQAVETVIDELKKLSKPVTTPEEIAQVATISANGDSEIGTLISDAMKRVGRNGVLTVKDGKTLHDELEIIEGLKFDRGYISPYFINTAKGQKCEFQDALVLLSEKKISSIQAVVPALEMANQQRKPLVIMAEDVDGEALTTLVLNRLKVGLQIVAVKAPGFGDNRKNQLLDIAIATGGTVFGDEATGLALEDIQPHHFGKVGEVVVTKDDTMMLKGKGDPALIEKRANEIAEQIEDTTSDYEKEKLNERLAKLSDGVAVLKIGGTSDVEVNEKKDRVTDALNATRAAVEEGIVPGGGCALLQCIPALDTIKPVNADQKIGIDIIRRALRVPAMTIAKNAGVEGALVVEKILQSDVGIGYDALVGEYVNMVEKGIIDPTKVVRTALLDAAGVASLLSTAEAVVTEMPKEEKAPAMGGMGGMGGMGGMGGGMF; translated from the exons ATGTTCCGCCTTCCCACTGTGATGAGACAGGTGCGGCCTGTGTGCAGAGCCCTGGCCCCACACCTCACCCGAGCTTATGCCAAGGACGTGAAGTTCGGCGCCGATGCCCGTGCCCTCATGCTGCAAGGCGTGGACCTACTGGCTGATGCCGTGGCCGTCACCATGGGACCCAAG GGCCGCACAGTAATCATCGAGCAGAGTTGGGGAAGCCCCAAGGTTACCAAGGATGGCGTCACGGTGGCCAAGAGCATCGATCTGACGGACAAATTCATGAACATCGGAGCCAAGCTCGTGCAGGACGTAGCCAACAACACAAACGAGGAGGCTGGAGATGGAACCACCACAGCCACCGTCTTGGCTCGCGCCATCGCCAAGGAGGGCTTTGACACCATCAGCAAAGGCGCCAACCCGGTAGAGATCCGACGCGGTGTAATGCAGGCTGTAGAGACGGTCATCGACGAGCTGAAGAAGCTGTCCAAGCCAGTCACTACACCAGAGGAGATTGCGCAG GTGGCAACTATTTCTGCCAATGGAGACAGCGAGATTGGTACTCTCATCTCAGATGCAATGAAGAGAGTGGGCCGAAATGGTGTTCTCACTGTAAAG GATGGCAAAACCCTGCATGACGAGTTGGAGATCATTGAAGGCCTTAAGTTTGATCGTGGCTACATCTCTCCCTATTTCATCAACACCGCGAAGG GTCAGAAGTGCGAGTTCCAGGATGCTTTGGTTCTCCTGAGTGAGAAGAAGATCTCCAGCATTCAGGCCGTAGTCCCTGCTTTGGAGATGGCCAACCAGCAACGCAAGCCTCTTGTCATCATGGCTGAGGATGTGGATGGGGAGGCACTGACCACACTGGTCCTCAACAG GCTAAAAGTGGGACTGCAAATAGTTGCTGTGAAGGCTCCTGGCTTTGGGGACAATCGGAAGAACCAGCTGCTGGATATTGCCATTGCCACCGGGGGCACT GTTTTTGGTGACGAGGCTACAGGCCTGGCCCTTGAGGATATTCAGCCACACCACTTTGGAAAGGTGGGCGAAGTAGTGGTCACCAAAGATGACACGATGATGCTTAAAGGCAAAGGGGACCCGGCGTTAATCGAGAAGCGTGCCAACGAGATCGCTGAGCAGATTGAGGACACCACCAGCGACTATGAGAAGGAGAAGCTGAACGAGCGACTGGCCAAGCTGTCCGACGGAGTGGCTGTCCTCaag attGGCGGTACAAGCGATGTTGAGGTAAATGAAAAGAAGGATCGAGTAACAGATGCCCTGAATGCCACCCGGGCAGCTGTAGAGGAAGGCATTGTGCCAGGTGGTGGCTGTGCCCTACTGCAGTGTATCCCTGCTCTGGATACCATCAAGCCTGTTAATGCTGACCAGAAGATTG GTATTGATATTATTCGTCGAGCTCTGCGCGTTCCAGCCATGACTATTGCTAAGAATGCTGGGGTGGAGGGCGCTCTGGTGGTGGAGAAGATTCTTCAGAGTGATGTCGGCATTGGCTATGATGCCCTAGTCGGGGAATATGTCAACATGGTGGAGAAGGGCATCATTGACCCCACGAAG GTTGTGAGGACGGCCCTGTTGGACGCAGCCGGTGTGGCGTCCTTGCTGTCGACGGCCGAAGCCGTAGTCACGGAGATGCCCAAGGAAGAAAAGGCTCCAGCCATGGGTGGCATGGGCGGCATGGGTGGCATGGGCGGGATGGGAGGTGGCATGTTCTAA